In the genome of Nitrospira sp. MA-1, one region contains:
- a CDS encoding phosphopantetheine-binding protein: protein MEDAVQRINRLTEPQRKLLRFRLGGMRYEREGESRLVGYVVPCVQDATTVQDLRGFLAERLPDYMVPRTWIVLDAFPLTSRGKVDRKALQDMARSAPDAVSHQQGAPRNDCERNIAAIWKEALGLHAVGLHDNFFDLGGHSLLLPKVLTQIRALTKRQVAMVDLFRYPTVQALAAFVSADGAPIVEAGATQQVRDKREAGVRRMKQQRRQRQEAVRGE, encoded by the coding sequence ATGGAGGATGCTGTTCAACGGATCAATCGCCTGACCGAACCGCAGCGAAAACTTCTTCGCTTCAGATTGGGGGGCATGCGGTACGAACGGGAAGGGGAATCTCGACTGGTGGGGTATGTCGTGCCTTGTGTCCAAGATGCGACGACTGTTCAGGATCTCCGCGGATTTTTGGCAGAACGTCTCCCGGATTATATGGTGCCAAGAACCTGGATTGTTCTCGACGCTTTCCCTCTGACATCCCGCGGAAAGGTAGATCGCAAGGCGTTACAGGATATGGCTCGGTCGGCACCGGATGCGGTGTCTCATCAGCAGGGCGCGCCTCGAAACGACTGCGAGCGAAATATCGCAGCGATTTGGAAAGAAGCGCTGGGTCTGCACGCCGTCGGACTGCACGACAATTTTTTTGATCTGGGCGGGCACTCCCTTCTGTTGCCGAAGGTCCTCACTCAGATACGAGCCTTGACCAAGCGCCAGGTGGCGATGGTCGATCTGTTTCGTTATCCGACGGTACAGGCATTGGCCGCATTTGTCTCGGCGGATGGGGCGCCAATTGTGGAAGCAGGGGCAACGCAACAGGTTCGTGATAAGCGAGAAGCGGGAGTGAGGCGGATGAAGCAGCAACGACGACAGAGACAAGAAGCGGTGAGGGGCGAATGA